GTGTCTCCAAGGACGACACCGTGGTGGTGAAGGCGGCCGCGAGCGGTGTCGGCACCGCGGCCGTGCAGATCGCCGCCGAGGCAGGGGCGCGGGTCATCGCCCTGGCCGGTTCGGCCGAGAAGGCCGCCTGGGCGGGGGAGTTCGGTGCCGACGTCACCGTCGACACCTCTGCCTTCCCCGGCGACGCCGAGGTCGAGGAGGTGCTCCGGCTCACCGACGGCCGTGGCGCCGACGTCGTCCTGGACACCGTCGGCGGCCGGGCCTTCGGGCGCAGTCTGCGTGAAGTGGGCCACGGCGGCCGGGTCGTGGCCCTCGCCAACGTCGCCCTGGAACCGAGCACCGTCGACACGCGCGACTTCTACCCCAAGAACGCCTCGATCCTCGGCTTCCAGCTCACCAACCTCCAGATCCACGGTTACGACCCGCGCCCCGACCTGCGGGAACTGGCCGACCGGGTCGCCGCCGGCGGCTATCGCGTGCCGATCGAGACCGTCGTACCCCTGGAAGCGGCGCGGGCCGCCCACGAGCGGCTGGAACGGCGTGACAACCGCGGCAAGATCGTGCTCTCGGTCGGACCGGAATTCGGCAAATGAGATGCGGGCGTCCTCCTCGCCAGGTGATCATCCGGTGAGTCGTGGGTGAGTCAGGGGCGAGGAGACGCCGGTGAATCCAGTGGGGTCGGCACGAGCACGGGCAGCGCTGAACCATGTGGCGGCCGTCTCGGAGGGGCCGGCCGTCGCCCCGGACGTGCGCATCACGCTGAACTTCCATCCGGACCGCGTGGCGCGCGGCCTGCCCCTCCTGGAGGCTCTGGCCCAGGACGGTGCCTACCACTCGCAGTTCGTCACCGGCACGAGCAACGGCGGGCTGACCGCGCACCCCGGCGGCGACCGCTGGCGCTGGGAGAGCCGGATCTTCGGCGGTGCCTACGACGACGCCGACGCCCATGACCGGCCCGTGTACGGCGCGCTGAACTTCCGTCGTCAAGTGGTGGGCGCGGCCCCGCGGTTCGGCTCCTCGCACTTCCGGCTGTCCGGCGAGCCGCTGGCCCGCGCCACCTTCTGCTACCCAGACAGCGCCGCCGAGCCGGTCCACTTCGGGATCGCCGCAGGCATGTCCCTGATCGCCCTCGCGGAGGCGGACGAGCAGGACGCCCTCGACGACTACATCGAGGCCCAGGTGCACGGCGGCGTCGACCTGGCCCGCGACGTGGAGGCCCTCGTCCTGGACGCGAGCTACCGGAACACTCCTGTCGAGGCGGCGGCACACCTGCTGCCCGTCCCCGTCGAGTGGCACCCCGGCTACCGCATCACCGTCGCCGAACTGCACCGCCACGCCCACTACCGCGGACAGGAGTACGCCGACCTGGGCGCGAGCATCGCCGAGGACGGCATGGTCGACCCGCGCATCATCGGCGACGCCGCCCGGACGGGCCGCTACGAACTCCAGCACCTGAAAATGGTCTGGCACACACTGGCTCGCTTCGGGGCGCCGGAGGCGACGGCTCGTGCGGAGGAGGCCGCGGGGGGCCGGACGCCGGTGGTGAGCAGTCCGGGCGTGTAGGCCCGCCAATGGCGCCCGGTGTGCGGGACGCGTTCCGTACCCTGTTCCCGGAACACATGCCCGACGCCGACCGGACGGCTGCCGAGCAGGGAGAAGGGGGCGGGACGTTGGTGGACTCCTGGGAATGGGCCCGACGGGTGCTGGAGGGCGCGGGTCTCGACCCCGGCCGCCTCGCCGGGCTGCGGCCGCTGAGCGGCGGCACGTACAACACCGTCGAGGAACTCCTGCTGACCGACGGCACCCGTTACGTCCTCAAGGTCCCGCCCGCGTCCACCGTTCCCGGCCTGCGCTACGAGCGTGAACTCCTGGTCTCCGAGGCCGAGTTCTACCGAGCCGCCGCCGTGGCCGAGGTCGCGGCGCCGCACGTCGTGGCCCTCGGCGAGGAGGCCGCCGTACCGCACCTGCTGATGACCGCGTGTCCCGGCGAGCCCTGGGACGGCTCGGTGGCCGAAGCCGAACGGGCTCCGCTGCGAAGGGAGTTGGGCCGCCAGGTGGCCCGGCTGCACACGGTGACCGGGCCGGGCTTCGGCTACCCCTCCGGTGCTCTCGGTCCGCTGGCCCCCGACTGGCGGACCGCCTTCACCGCCATGATCGAGGCCGTCCTGGACGACGCCCGGGACTACGGAGCGCGGCTGCCCCGCTCCGTCGACCAGGTGGCGAGCACACTGAGGGCCGGCTTCCCCGCCCTCGACGAGGTCACGGTCCCGGCCCTGGTCCACTTCGACCTGTGGGACGGCAACATCCTGCTGGACCGCCGGGCGGACGGGGAGCTTTGCATCGGCGGGCTCATCGACGGGGAGCGGATGCTCTGGGGCGACCCCCTCGCCGACTTCGTGTCCCTGGCGCTGCTCGGGGACATCAAGAAGGACGAGGCGTTCCTCGCGGGCTACCGGGAGGAGGGCGGCCGGGCGGAGTTCGACGTGCCGGCCCGGGTGCGCCTGGCCCTCTACCGCGCCTACCTCTACCTGATCATGCTCACCGAGACCGTCCCGCGGGCGGTCGACGACGAGAAGGAACGCTGGGTCCAGTCGGCGGTCGCACCGGAACTCGTCGCCGCCCTGGACGAGATCGAGGCCCTCGCCCGGGTCGCAGGAGCCTGAAGACCCTTGAACGGACGCACCGTACGCGATCTCAGACGCGCCAACCGCACTGCCGTACTGCAACGCCTCTACTTCGACGGCCCCCTCAGCCGCTTCGAACTCGGCCCGGTCACCGGGCTCAGCTCCGGCTCCGTCAGCAATGTCGTCGCCGACCTGGTGGCCGACGGCCTGCTGGAGGAGGCCGGCAGCGTCGACTCCGACGGCGGACGCCCCCGCACCCTGCTGCGGGTGGCCCCCGGCAGCGGCCACATGATCGGCGTCGACGTCGGCGAGACCCGGGTGCGCGTCGAGCTGTTCGACCTCACCCTCACCGAACTCGCCCGCGCCGAACGCCCGTTGACCCAGAAGAGCTACGACGTCGAGGCCATCGTCGGGCACATCCGCGACGGCATCGCCGAGGTGCTCGCCGGTACCGGGACCGAGCCCGAGGCGCTGCTCGGCGTCGGCATCGGTGTGCCCGGCATCGTCGCGCACACCCCCCGCAGCGGGGCCGTCGTGCACGGCCAGACCATCGGCTGGGACGCAGTCCCGCTGGAGGCACTGCTGCGCACCGGCTCCCTGCTGCCCGGCAGCGTCCGGTACTTCATCGACAACGGCGCCAAGACCCTCGGCCAGGCCGAGATGTGGTTCGGTGGCGGCCGCGGCGCTCGCAGCGCCGTCGTGGTCCTCTTCGGCTCCGGCGTCGGCGCCTGTCTGGTGACGCCCGAGGTGGAGCAGGGCCGGGCGGTCGAATGGGGGCATCTGACCGTACGCGTCAGGGGGCGCCGCTGCCGCTGCGGTGCTCTCGGCTGCCTGGAGGCCTACGCCGGCGCCGAGTCGCTGCTCGAGCGCTGGCGGGAAGCGGGCGGCCGCCCGCCCGAGGGCGCCGACGAGGAGACCGCGCTGGCCGCGATGCTCACCGCCGCCCATCCGGCCGAGGGCACCGAGGCCGACCCGGTGGCCCTCGCCGTCCTGGAGGAGACCGCCGAGTACCTGGGCGCGGGCCTGTCCGACCTGATCAACCTCTTCCAGCCCGAGCGGATCATCGTGGGCGGCTGGGCCGGGCTCCAGCTCGGCGCCCGGTTCCTGCCCGCCGTACGGCGCCACGCGACGGCGTACGCGCTGCGGTACCCGGCCGAGAAGGTCACCGTCGACCTCGGCCGTCTCGGGCCCGACGCGGTCACCGTCGGCGCGGCCATCCTTCCGCTCGCCGACTTCTTCGCCCGCGGCGGACGGCGACCCGAACCCACCCCCGAGGGACCGGCACCGGCCTGGCGGACGGCCCTGGAGGAGCGGGCCCCGCACTGACGTTTCGCCGACCTGCGCGGAGGTACTCGCGCTCCCGCGATGAACGCGAAGGGAGGACGCCGTGGACCACCGTCACGAAGCGCCCGGCGAGAACGGTGACCCCGTCCCGCGGGATCTGCCGGACCAGCAGGTGGGCGAGGGTGAGGACCCCTGGGAGGTCGCCGACGTCCCGGACAAGGAACCCGGCACCGACGAGCCCGAGGCCGTCCCCGACACCGACGAGGCGGGCACCGGCCGGCAGGGAGCGACGCGGTCGGACACCGTGCACCCGGAGCACCCGGGAGCCGAGGAGTCCACCGGTTGACGCCAGGGCCGCGAGGGCCGCTCAGCCGACCTTGCGGCCCTTCATCGGCTCCGTCCGCGCCCCCGCGCCCTGCTGCATCCCGTGCAGGAACTCCTCCAGTACCTCGGTCGCCGTGTGCTCCGGGTGCCAGCCGAGTTCCGTACGCGCACGGGTGCAGTCCATCAGCGGCAGTCGCAGGACCGCGTCGAACAGATGCGGGGACGCGGGCAGCAGATGCAGGCCCCACGCGGCCGCGATCGCCGAGCGGGCCGCGGTGCGCGGCAGCCGTACGGGACGGGCGTCGAGCATCCCGGCCAGCAACTCGGCGTCGACCGGCGGCTCGCCCGCCAGGTTGAAGGCGCCCCGCACGTCCGAGCGCACCGCCAGTGCGTAGGCCTGAGCGGCGTCGTCGGTGTGCAGTGCCTGCACGCGCAGACCGGGAATGTCGGGGAGGAAGGGCAGCAGATCGGGCCGCGCCAGCTGGCCCGGCAGGAAACGGCCGCCGAAGATGCGGCGCTGCTCGCTCGCCGACTCCCGCTTGAAGAGGAACGCCGGACGCATCCGTACGACCCGGACGGCGGGGTGGTCGCGCTCGAAGGTGTCCAGGGCGCGCTCCAGATACGCCTTCTCCCGGCAGTACGCGGCGTCCGGCCAGCCGTGCGTCGGCCACGACTCGTCCACCGCGTGCTCCTTCGGACCCGGGGAGTAGGCGCCCACGGACGACGCGTGCACCAGCGTCGGCACCTTGGCCGCCGCGACCGCCTCGAACACCTGGATCGAGCCGAGGACGTTGGTGCGCCAGGTCATCGCCGGGTCGTGCGTCGGCTGGAACGCCCACGCCAGATGGACCACCGCGTCGGCGCCCGCGAACTCCTCGGTCAGGTCGGTCTGTTCCGATGCCAGGTCGACCGCGGACCACTCGGTCCGCGCGGGCGACCAGTCCGGGATCCGCCGGGCCAGGCCCCGTACGGAGCCGACCTCCGGATCCTCGGAGAGTAGGCGCACCACGCTGGTTCCCACGTTGCCGGTGGCGCCCGTGACCACGATCCTGCTGCCGGTTGAAGTGCTCACGTTCGGCTCCTTCGGGCCGCTGGGGCGGGGAACTCCCCGAGTACCCGGCCCCCGGCGATGCACGCGGTGCACGGCACGGTCCGCGGCCACGAGATGATCACCCCATGAGTGAGATCATCCTGATGTCCGACGCGCGTGTCGCCGCCGTCCCGGTCGAGGAGAACGGCGAACCCCTCGTGGACGTCCGCCCCCACCTCCGCGTCGACGACCGCAAGCACGAGGACTCCCGGGGTGCCGAGGTCCATCTGCGCCAGGGTGTCCTCGACCGGTTGCTCCGGGCGCAGGCTCTGCTGCCCGACGGCCTGCGCCTGCTCTTCGTCGAGGGGTACCGGCCGCCCGCCCTCCAGCGGCACTACTTCGAGACGTACGCCGACGGACTGCGCGCCGCCCGTCCGGACTGGTCCGCCGACCGGATCCGCTCGGCGGCCAGCCGTTATGTCTCCCCGCCCGAGATAGCCCCGCACAGTGCCGGCGCGGC
This portion of the Streptomyces canus genome encodes:
- a CDS encoding quinone oxidoreductase family protein — encoded protein: MRAVRIDRFGGPEVLVPVDVPDPVPGPGEVLVRIAAAGVNRVDALLRAGLYHRGGRPPLIPGAEAAGVVVEVGEGVTDFAPGQRVMALDGGKSSGFYAQLATVPTTHLVVLPDGVDLARAAALPIAWLSAWYCVRHLARVSKDDTVVVKAAASGVGTAAVQIAAEAGARVIALAGSAEKAAWAGEFGADVTVDTSAFPGDAEVEEVLRLTDGRGADVVLDTVGGRAFGRSLREVGHGGRVVALANVALEPSTVDTRDFYPKNASILGFQLTNLQIHGYDPRPDLRELADRVAAGGYRVPIETVVPLEAARAAHERLERRDNRGKIVLSVGPEFGK
- a CDS encoding DUF3626 domain-containing protein, whose product is MNPVGSARARAALNHVAAVSEGPAVAPDVRITLNFHPDRVARGLPLLEALAQDGAYHSQFVTGTSNGGLTAHPGGDRWRWESRIFGGAYDDADAHDRPVYGALNFRRQVVGAAPRFGSSHFRLSGEPLARATFCYPDSAAEPVHFGIAAGMSLIALAEADEQDALDDYIEAQVHGGVDLARDVEALVLDASYRNTPVEAAAHLLPVPVEWHPGYRITVAELHRHAHYRGQEYADLGASIAEDGMVDPRIIGDAARTGRYELQHLKMVWHTLARFGAPEATARAEEAAGGRTPVVSSPGV
- a CDS encoding phosphotransferase family protein; translation: MPDADRTAAEQGEGGGTLVDSWEWARRVLEGAGLDPGRLAGLRPLSGGTYNTVEELLLTDGTRYVLKVPPASTVPGLRYERELLVSEAEFYRAAAVAEVAAPHVVALGEEAAVPHLLMTACPGEPWDGSVAEAERAPLRRELGRQVARLHTVTGPGFGYPSGALGPLAPDWRTAFTAMIEAVLDDARDYGARLPRSVDQVASTLRAGFPALDEVTVPALVHFDLWDGNILLDRRADGELCIGGLIDGERMLWGDPLADFVSLALLGDIKKDEAFLAGYREEGGRAEFDVPARVRLALYRAYLYLIMLTETVPRAVDDEKERWVQSAVAPELVAALDEIEALARVAGA
- a CDS encoding ROK family protein, yielding MNGRTVRDLRRANRTAVLQRLYFDGPLSRFELGPVTGLSSGSVSNVVADLVADGLLEEAGSVDSDGGRPRTLLRVAPGSGHMIGVDVGETRVRVELFDLTLTELARAERPLTQKSYDVEAIVGHIRDGIAEVLAGTGTEPEALLGVGIGVPGIVAHTPRSGAVVHGQTIGWDAVPLEALLRTGSLLPGSVRYFIDNGAKTLGQAEMWFGGGRGARSAVVVLFGSGVGACLVTPEVEQGRAVEWGHLTVRVRGRRCRCGALGCLEAYAGAESLLERWREAGGRPPEGADEETALAAMLTAAHPAEGTEADPVALAVLEETAEYLGAGLSDLINLFQPERIIVGGWAGLQLGARFLPAVRRHATAYALRYPAEKVTVDLGRLGPDAVTVGAAILPLADFFARGGRRPEPTPEGPAPAWRTALEERAPH
- a CDS encoding SDR family oxidoreductase, with translation MSTSTGSRIVVTGATGNVGTSVVRLLSEDPEVGSVRGLARRIPDWSPARTEWSAVDLASEQTDLTEEFAGADAVVHLAWAFQPTHDPAMTWRTNVLGSIQVFEAVAAAKVPTLVHASSVGAYSPGPKEHAVDESWPTHGWPDAAYCREKAYLERALDTFERDHPAVRVVRMRPAFLFKRESASEQRRIFGGRFLPGQLARPDLLPFLPDIPGLRVQALHTDDAAQAYALAVRSDVRGAFNLAGEPPVDAELLAGMLDARPVRLPRTAARSAIAAAWGLHLLPASPHLFDAVLRLPLMDCTRARTELGWHPEHTATEVLEEFLHGMQQGAGARTEPMKGRKVG
- a CDS encoding M15 family metallopeptidase; this translates as MSEIILMSDARVAAVPVEENGEPLVDVRPHLRVDDRKHEDSRGAEVHLRQGVLDRLLRAQALLPDGLRLLFVEGYRPPALQRHYFETYADGLRAARPDWSADRIRSAASRYVSPPEIAPHSAGAAVDLTLADAGGRELDLGTAMNANPEESDGACYTGAGNISEEAKANRAVLGEALSAAGLVNYPTEWWHWSYGDRYWALETGAPAALYGAKELDAT